Proteins found in one Candidatus Poribacteria bacterium genomic segment:
- a CDS encoding mandelate racemase/muconate lactonizing enzyme family protein, with protein MKITQIEAIPVNVPYHEGITEMMVERNLYQGNTVYKVHTDAGLVGIGEAEGQPNEELQQYVGSDPFEFMNGLAPTPFQQAAYDIMGKALGVPVHQLVGDKVQDKVAIGYWSIDMPPAEWAEEAKRAYSIGYRLHKIKARPWHDIIEQVQAITEVVPSDYKLRIDPNDSFETPAKSIEVAKKLRDYNIEAFESPIPQGDIDGYLEIRRGCDMPITIHFGNPDPVEAIKAGMNDSFIIAYPDSRAANAKREASISESAHLPLWIQIVGMGITTTYLIHLAATMPNATMSSITLNCLRAFDIVSPAVQMENGYATVPDTPGLGIELDEDLLDNCRE; from the coding sequence ATGAAGATTACCCAGATCGAAGCGATACCGGTCAATGTTCCGTATCATGAGGGCATCACCGAAATGATGGTCGAACGGAATCTGTACCAAGGAAACACCGTCTATAAAGTCCATACCGACGCGGGACTCGTTGGTATCGGTGAAGCCGAAGGGCAGCCCAACGAGGAACTTCAACAGTACGTCGGCAGCGACCCGTTTGAATTCATGAATGGGCTGGCACCAACACCGTTCCAACAAGCTGCCTATGACATCATGGGAAAGGCGCTCGGTGTGCCGGTTCATCAACTAGTGGGCGACAAGGTTCAGGATAAGGTCGCAATCGGATACTGGTCGATCGATATGCCGCCCGCAGAGTGGGCAGAAGAAGCCAAACGCGCCTATTCGATCGGATACCGGCTCCACAAAATCAAGGCACGTCCATGGCATGATATCATCGAGCAAGTGCAAGCGATCACTGAGGTCGTGCCGTCCGATTACAAGCTGCGGATTGACCCCAACGACTCGTTTGAGACGCCGGCGAAGTCTATTGAAGTTGCGAAAAAACTCCGGGATTACAATATCGAAGCGTTTGAATCACCTATTCCCCAGGGCGATATTGACGGATACCTAGAGATTCGACGCGGCTGTGATATGCCGATCACAATACACTTCGGCAATCCCGATCCCGTCGAAGCGATCAAGGCGGGCATGAACGACTCCTTTATCATCGCGTACCCGGATTCGCGGGCTGCTAACGCCAAGCGTGAAGCATCAATTTCTGAATCTGCCCATTTGCCGCTCTGGATTCAGATTGTCGGGATGGGAATAACGACCACCTATCTAATCCATCTTGCTGCCACGATGCCCAACGCCACCATGTCATCAATTACGCTGAATTGCCTGCGAGCGTTTGATATCGTCTCGCCAGCAGTCCAGATGGAGAATGGTTACGCAACCGTACCCGATACGCCGGGGTTGGGAATTGAGCTTGATGAAGACCTGCTAGATAACTGTCGGGAGTGA
- a CDS encoding sugar phosphate isomerase/epimerase, with product MGFKLGYSTLRWQTPDLEPLLLELKEAGWDGWEMRQSFDWVGTPKRVRQVCDNVGMPVVVVTARGLPIDKDWEQMEMNKRRMDFAAEVGADCFMFMGAGKPQDRPVNDDDIAALADVSEEWAEYAGQYDLEVCYHIHTNTTIDSIEDWAKYMSLLRKCKLCIDVSHSALWGYDPVESIKRYKDQLIYVHLQDYANYSGGDGESYDVNWVDVGSGTVMDFPKIMTTLEEIGYDRWVTACPGQIEERSDQDRMRVNREYLQQLGY from the coding sequence ATGGGTTTCAAACTTGGTTATAGTACGTTACGCTGGCAGACACCTGACCTCGAACCGCTTCTGTTAGAACTCAAGGAAGCCGGTTGGGATGGATGGGAGATGCGCCAATCCTTCGATTGGGTCGGCACACCAAAACGGGTCCGACAGGTCTGTGATAATGTCGGTATGCCCGTCGTCGTTGTCACCGCACGGGGACTCCCGATTGACAAGGATTGGGAGCAGATGGAGATGAACAAACGCCGGATGGACTTCGCTGCCGAAGTCGGTGCGGACTGCTTCATGTTCATGGGAGCTGGCAAACCACAAGACCGTCCTGTCAATGACGACGACATCGCTGCGTTGGCAGATGTTTCGGAGGAATGGGCGGAATACGCCGGACAGTACGATCTAGAGGTGTGTTACCACATCCATACCAACACAACAATTGATTCGATTGAGGACTGGGCGAAATATATGAGTCTGCTCAGAAAGTGCAAGCTGTGCATCGACGTTTCGCACTCGGCGCTGTGGGGATATGACCCTGTCGAGTCGATAAAGCGTTACAAGGATCAGCTAATCTACGTTCACCTTCAAGACTATGCGAACTACTCCGGCGGCGATGGCGAGTCTTACGATGTGAATTGGGTTGATGTCGGCAGTGGGACGGTGATGGACTTTCCCAAAATTATGACAACCTTGGAAGAGATCGGATATGATCGCTGGGTGACCGCCTGTCCCGGTCAAATCGAAGAGCGATCTGATCAGGATCGGATGCGAGTGAATCGGGAATATCTCCAGCAGCTGGGGTATTAG
- a CDS encoding M55 family metallopeptidase, whose translation MRIFILGDLEGAAGVVDFHQQTYNDAKYYEQAKRLSTLEVNALVEGTLESGAQEVWFLDGHGPGGIDYELMHAEVQMIIGRPISAPWGLDELFDAFFLYGHHSMGNTERGVLCHSWSSRTIANCWLNGELIGEIGFNAAVAGSFGIPTVFISGDDTAIAETQRYVPNIVSVMTKKGLSQTSALSLAPAKARELLRAGGKTAMEKIGEIEPFTIDPPYEFITELLEETAVDAKAKRSDVERLDSHRYKIVGDTLIEIAHRR comes from the coding sequence ATGCGAATATTTATACTCGGTGATTTGGAAGGTGCCGCCGGTGTCGTCGATTTTCACCAACAGACCTATAACGATGCGAAGTACTACGAGCAGGCGAAACGGCTCTCCACATTGGAGGTGAACGCACTCGTTGAGGGCACGTTGGAGAGCGGAGCGCAGGAGGTGTGGTTTTTAGATGGGCACGGTCCAGGAGGGATTGACTATGAACTGATGCACGCGGAGGTACAGATGATCATTGGTCGTCCAATTTCGGCGCCTTGGGGGTTGGATGAGTTGTTTGATGCGTTTTTTCTTTACGGGCATCACTCAATGGGAAATACAGAACGCGGTGTCCTGTGTCATAGCTGGAGCTCGCGCACAATTGCCAACTGCTGGCTTAACGGGGAACTGATTGGGGAGATTGGGTTTAACGCCGCGGTCGCAGGCTCGTTCGGCATTCCAACGGTATTCATCAGTGGGGACGATACCGCCATCGCTGAAACGCAGCGATATGTGCCAAATATCGTGTCGGTCATGACAAAGAAGGGACTCTCGCAAACAAGTGCGTTGTCGCTCGCACCCGCAAAGGCGAGGGAACTCTTGCGAGCTGGGGGAAAAACGGCAATGGAGAAAATTGGGGAAATTGAGCCGTTTACGATTGATCCGCCTTACGAATTTATCACAGAGCTGCTGGAGGAAACGGCGGTTGATGCGAAAGCGAAACGGTCAGATGTTGAGCGGCTGGATTCTCATAGATACAAGATTGTCGGCGACACACTCATTGAAATTGCACACCGCCGGTAG
- the xylB gene encoding xylulokinase, whose amino-acid sequence MSLVMGIDLGTSNAKTVLMNEAGHIVAMASADYPLLTPHPGWAEQNPDDWWNALCDTSRQVLAELKTRHPAYSIHDIKGVSLSGQMNSAMLVDAQGVPIRRAIAWLDARSKRECDEANQRAGDLFRKRVLQVLNPVNTLGKILWLRENEPDLYNDARYALIQKDWIRFRLTGNFVSDVSDASISAAGDIYTRDWSGEILDALEVRRDLFPPVVESTMVVGEITTEASEATGLAAGTPVCAGAGDMACMAVGGGVIKPGIANVGIGTAGHALAFAESISDEGYNQLWPICHAVPGKYIWLGCTYTGGRSLAWARDQFGERFEDLTAHAESAPVGSDGLFFMPWFQGAATPNPDPHARAGWIGLTLHHTKGHMIRALMEGVAFDLRHSLECFKRLGSPIDELRIGEGGAKSALWSAIQADVFGQDVRIMETREVSAVGAAIIAGIGVGVFSDFESACEKAIVLGETIGCDAGRVQQYEAYYQRYCELYPTLKNWFRQ is encoded by the coding sequence GTGTCACTGGTTATGGGAATTGACCTCGGCACCTCAAATGCCAAAACGGTTTTGATGAACGAAGCAGGTCATATCGTTGCAATGGCGAGCGCGGACTATCCGTTGTTGACGCCACACCCCGGTTGGGCGGAGCAGAATCCCGACGATTGGTGGAACGCGCTGTGCGACACAAGCCGTCAAGTGCTCGCGGAACTCAAGACGAGGCATCCCGCTTATTCGATCCACGACATCAAAGGTGTGTCGCTTTCGGGACAGATGAACAGCGCGATGCTCGTAGATGCCCAAGGGGTTCCAATCCGCCGTGCGATTGCTTGGTTGGATGCACGCTCAAAGCGGGAGTGCGACGAGGCGAACCAACGGGCTGGCGACCTATTCCGCAAGCGGGTACTACAGGTTCTTAATCCCGTCAACACGTTGGGAAAGATTCTCTGGCTACGCGAGAATGAGCCGGACCTCTATAACGATGCCCGTTATGCCCTCATTCAGAAGGATTGGATACGATTCCGGCTGACAGGCAACTTTGTGTCGGACGTGTCGGACGCCTCGATATCGGCGGCTGGAGACATCTACACACGAGATTGGAGCGGTGAAATCTTAGATGCACTCGAAGTTCGCCGTGATCTCTTTCCCCCCGTCGTTGAATCCACTATGGTGGTTGGCGAAATCACGACGGAGGCATCAGAAGCAACCGGACTCGCAGCAGGAACACCCGTCTGCGCCGGCGCGGGCGATATGGCATGTATGGCAGTGGGCGGCGGTGTTATCAAACCGGGAATCGCCAATGTCGGAATCGGTACAGCGGGGCACGCCTTGGCTTTTGCTGAGAGCATTAGCGATGAAGGGTACAATCAGCTTTGGCCCATCTGCCACGCCGTGCCGGGGAAATACATCTGGCTTGGCTGCACATATACCGGCGGACGGAGTCTGGCATGGGCGCGTGACCAGTTCGGCGAACGCTTTGAGGACTTGACGGCGCATGCTGAAAGCGCACCTGTCGGCAGTGATGGGCTGTTTTTCATGCCTTGGTTTCAGGGAGCAGCAACGCCGAACCCTGATCCCCACGCACGTGCTGGTTGGATCGGCTTGACGTTGCACCACACAAAGGGGCACATGATTCGGGCGTTGATGGAGGGGGTAGCCTTTGACCTGCGACACTCACTTGAGTGTTTCAAACGGTTGGGTTCCCCAATCGACGAACTCCGCATCGGTGAAGGTGGGGCGAAATCCGCTCTCTGGAGCGCGATTCAAGCCGACGTTTTCGGTCAAGATGTGCGGATAATGGAGACACGGGAGGTTTCCGCTGTCGGCGCGGCAATAATTGCAGGAATTGGCGTTGGCGTGTTTTCGGACTTTGAATCTGCATGTGAAAAGGCGATTGTGTTGGGCGAGACAATCGGGTGTGATGCGGGGCGGGTGCAGCAATATGAGGCGTACTATCAGCGATATTGTGAATTGTATCCAACACTCAAGAATTGGTTTCGCCAGTGA
- the uppS gene encoding di-trans,poly-cis-decaprenylcistransferase, with the protein MQPLQFIKKRIKQLFYVLYQKRLEREASQWQIPYHIGIILDGNRRYAKTEGFFDAAKRQYGHSEGGDKLEEVLHWCDELGVKIVSIWICSLDNFTNREEEEVAEIFNVIETKMRSLLTIEGLHTNQIKVRPMGNLELLPPSLQEAIRDVEEATKNYEKFILNVAVAYGGREEIVEAFRRHLKSELAEGKAPDEISAELSADKITAHLYTSNLPDPDLIIRTSGEIRLSGFMLWQSAYSEYYFCDTYWPGFRKIDFLRAIRNYSNRERRFGR; encoded by the coding sequence ATGCAGCCATTACAATTCATAAAAAAGAGAATTAAGCAATTATTCTATGTCCTCTATCAGAAACGCCTTGAGCGGGAAGCGAGCCAGTGGCAGATTCCTTATCATATCGGAATTATCTTGGATGGGAACCGTCGGTACGCAAAAACAGAAGGCTTTTTTGACGCTGCTAAACGGCAGTACGGACACTCCGAAGGCGGGGATAAGCTAGAGGAGGTACTCCATTGGTGCGACGAATTGGGTGTCAAAATTGTCTCAATCTGGATCTGTTCACTTGACAACTTCACCAACCGCGAAGAGGAGGAAGTGGCAGAGATTTTCAACGTCATCGAGACAAAGATGCGATCACTTCTCACCATTGAAGGGCTCCACACCAATCAGATTAAGGTGCGTCCTATGGGGAACCTTGAGTTACTGCCGCCGAGCCTCCAAGAAGCCATTCGTGATGTGGAGGAGGCGACAAAGAACTACGAGAAATTTATTCTCAATGTTGCTGTGGCTTATGGTGGGCGCGAGGAAATCGTCGAGGCGTTCCGGCGTCACTTGAAATCGGAATTGGCAGAAGGTAAAGCGCCGGACGAAATATCAGCAGAACTGAGTGCCGATAAGATTACCGCACATCTCTACACTTCCAATCTGCCGGATCCAGATCTGATTATCCGAACCAGTGGAGAGATTCGGCTCAGTGGCTTCATGCTCTGGCAGAGTGCCTATTCGGAATACTACTTCTGCGACACCTATTGGCCCGGCTTCAGAAAGATTGACTTCCTGCGGGCGATCCGTAACTATAGCAATCGGGAACGGCGATTTGGAAGATAG
- a CDS encoding T9SS type A sorting domain-containing protein, with translation MTHLKFFLSLALTFGILAAAPAPVDARPPDPGLYSAIRSARKYINPKSHYAPHEIEECFTDTFNILAQNWDRLPVVIQREFQGIFLRPGQPGSPYGSVNLPRKFDTAHFRFHYTTVGPHAPPLEDVNPMNGVPDYVDICAEAHERSFHIEVNLMGFKKPFDDFWDVDNGGNHKYDVYLFQFPALGFTTTNWFNGRVLPTVVTFGPYFAINSRLYDYFGKLEAIRFIETTTAHEFLHGIQFAYNARMPGWFMEASATWIESKVYDGGRIEDLDDIPDPDEIGETDAYDYYARQLGIFLDQPDIALDSRVGLHEYAAVIWVFYMTERFDVDIVRQIYEDATTGSYREFGNFLDAFTNHGTTLVEAFKTFTEWNYFTHNRDDGKHYFNGHRFPPVVIHPHDVHNTYPIRVDWDSEAMPEPFSSRYIIFEPTPGIVMNEFAVKVDGADIAPIDMSFLEVTDRAAIQGELDRLDILGVRGWGAKFIVEKRDGTHEIREAFTYHRSQEGQITFSDFGGDIKKITLILINLRPDVEEVVIPGGTFGGSVSYMAGRPPAGALSTPTLSQEGDASVRVQWQLEDLTDIREVAIVRKRYTSLIETDEPMPFQTAAEVLNAADRNEDGIPDADINIAGRVNATDTYFEDTTIFQDINVASTSFDPVNTRYFYAVVPVDAIGIMGMPSIDPNGITPIFNPPDIPAAPMQTRLFQSYPNPFNPDVWIPYELGEEASVSVEIYNISGQLVRTLHVGMKQRGQYISRDKAVYWDGRNQLGERATSGVYFYVLKAGDYASMRKMAILK, from the coding sequence GTGACCCATTTAAAATTTTTCTTATCTTTGGCATTGACCTTTGGAATTTTGGCTGCCGCGCCTGCACCGGTTGATGCACGCCCCCCCGATCCGGGATTGTATAGCGCCATTCGGTCCGCCCGAAAATATATCAATCCCAAGTCGCATTATGCCCCCCATGAAATTGAGGAGTGTTTCACAGACACCTTCAATATCCTTGCTCAAAATTGGGATCGCCTGCCCGTGGTGATTCAGCGCGAGTTTCAGGGGATCTTCCTTCGGCCAGGGCAGCCGGGCAGTCCCTACGGCTCCGTCAATCTGCCAAGGAAGTTTGACACAGCCCATTTTCGATTCCACTACACCACCGTTGGTCCACATGCGCCACCGCTCGAAGACGTTAATCCCATGAACGGTGTGCCAGATTACGTCGATATATGTGCCGAAGCACACGAGCGATCTTTCCATATCGAGGTCAATCTAATGGGCTTCAAAAAGCCTTTTGATGATTTTTGGGATGTCGATAATGGTGGCAATCATAAATATGATGTGTACCTATTTCAGTTTCCGGCACTCGGTTTTACAACGACGAATTGGTTCAATGGACGGGTATTACCGACTGTCGTGACTTTCGGTCCCTATTTTGCAATAAATTCCCGTCTGTACGACTATTTCGGTAAGTTAGAGGCCATCCGCTTCATCGAAACGACTACAGCGCATGAATTCCTGCACGGGATTCAGTTTGCCTACAATGCACGCATGCCGGGTTGGTTCATGGAAGCCTCTGCAACATGGATTGAGTCGAAGGTATACGATGGCGGGCGGATTGAAGATCTTGACGATATCCCAGATCCTGATGAAATCGGTGAGACCGATGCCTACGACTATTATGCCAGACAACTGGGCATCTTTTTGGATCAACCTGACATCGCTCTCGACAGTCGCGTCGGTTTGCACGAATATGCAGCTGTGATCTGGGTATTTTACATGACGGAGCGATTCGATGTCGATATTGTCCGCCAGATTTATGAGGATGCAACCACTGGTTCTTACCGCGAATTCGGTAACTTTTTGGACGCCTTTACCAATCATGGTACAACGCTAGTTGAAGCGTTTAAGACGTTTACTGAGTGGAACTACTTCACGCATAATCGCGATGATGGAAAGCACTATTTCAATGGGCACCGTTTTCCGCCGGTTGTGATTCACCCGCACGATGTGCACAACACCTACCCTATCCGCGTTGATTGGGATTCAGAGGCGATGCCGGAACCCTTCTCGTCCCGTTATATTATTTTTGAACCTACCCCCGGTATTGTGATGAACGAATTTGCGGTTAAGGTTGATGGTGCAGATATCGCTCCAATTGACATGAGTTTTCTTGAGGTTACAGACCGAGCTGCAATTCAGGGAGAGTTGGATCGACTCGATATTTTAGGGGTGCGTGGTTGGGGCGCAAAGTTTATCGTTGAAAAACGGGATGGCACCCACGAAATCCGGGAGGCATTCACCTACCACCGTTCTCAGGAAGGACAGATCACATTCAGCGATTTTGGGGGCGATATTAAGAAAATCACACTCATCCTGATTAATCTGCGTCCGGATGTCGAGGAGGTGGTGATCCCCGGCGGCACCTTTGGTGGCTCTGTGAGCTATATGGCAGGTCGTCCGCCCGCTGGGGCCCTTTCGACGCCTACCCTTTCACAAGAGGGGGACGCCAGCGTGCGTGTACAGTGGCAGCTCGAAGATTTGACGGATATTCGTGAGGTAGCTATCGTCCGAAAGCGATATACATCGTTGATTGAAACCGATGAGCCGATGCCATTCCAGACCGCTGCGGAGGTGCTGAACGCCGCAGATCGGAATGAAGATGGCATCCCCGATGCTGACATCAATATTGCCGGACGGGTCAACGCAACCGATACGTACTTTGAAGACACAACGATATTTCAAGATATTAATGTGGCTAGCACCAGTTTCGATCCAGTGAACACGCGCTACTTTTATGCTGTTGTGCCTGTCGATGCAATCGGCATCATGGGCATGCCGAGCATTGACCCAAACGGTATTACTCCCATCTTTAATCCACCGGACATCCCTGCTGCCCCGATGCAGACTCGACTCTTCCAAAGTTATCCGAATCCGTTCAATCCAGACGTTTGGATCCCTTACGAATTAGGTGAGGAGGCCTCCGTATCAGTTGAAATCTACAATATATCAGGCCAATTGGTACGAACATTGCACGTCGGTATGAAACAGCGTGGACAGTATATCAGTAGGGATAAAGCAGTTTACTGGGATGGGCGCAACCAATTGGGAGAGCGGGCTACCAGTGGTGTCTACTTCTATGTGCTGAAAGCTGGCGATTATGCCTCCATGCGAAAGATGGCGATTCTTAAATAG
- a CDS encoding M48 family metallopeptidase: MNVYLVIILTALIGEFALRSIARYLNLKALDPKLPNEFEGFYDGDKYRQSQEYTRAGAKFAYVSSTFDLCLILAFILVGGFNIVDEFVRGLNLPPIVTGLIFFAILYFARDIISIPFSLYSDFVIEEKFGFNKMTVKTFVLDHIKTYALAIVLGVPLLGGVLYFFEKTGDLAWIYAWGLISCFIIIAPPLFTTLIAPMFNKFTPLAEGELKDAIQEYTTRVRFPLTEISVMDGSKRSTHSNAYLSGFGAKKRIALFDTLIEKHSVRELVSVIAHEVGHHKKKHVLKGTILSILHSGLLLFLLSQFVENRALFDAFQMEGASVYAGIVFFSILYTPIELVLSIGLNYMSRKHEYEADAFAAETIASPEPLISGLKNLSVSNLGNLTPHPLTVFLNYSHPPVLQRIAALRQFDNGLHTSSD, translated from the coding sequence ATGAACGTATATCTGGTCATCATTCTAACCGCACTGATTGGCGAATTTGCACTGCGTAGCATTGCACGCTATCTGAACTTAAAGGCGCTGGATCCAAAGCTACCCAATGAATTTGAGGGATTTTACGATGGCGACAAATACCGCCAATCCCAAGAATATACCAGAGCCGGTGCAAAATTTGCCTATGTTTCCTCTACGTTCGATCTGTGCCTAATTTTGGCGTTCATCTTAGTGGGTGGATTCAACATTGTGGATGAGTTTGTCCGCGGGTTGAATCTACCACCGATAGTAACCGGCTTAATTTTCTTTGCAATCCTCTATTTTGCAAGGGATATTATCTCTATCCCCTTTTCACTCTACAGCGACTTTGTTATTGAAGAAAAATTCGGCTTCAATAAGATGACGGTCAAGACGTTCGTGTTGGATCATATCAAGACTTACGCACTGGCAATCGTTTTAGGGGTCCCTCTACTTGGTGGGGTGCTGTACTTCTTTGAAAAAACTGGCGACCTTGCTTGGATTTATGCGTGGGGACTGATATCCTGTTTCATCATAATTGCGCCGCCGCTTTTTACCACACTGATTGCGCCGATGTTTAACAAATTTACGCCATTAGCGGAGGGTGAACTTAAAGACGCGATTCAGGAATATACGACGAGAGTGAGGTTCCCACTTACAGAGATCTCCGTCATGGATGGCTCTAAACGTTCAACGCACTCTAACGCCTATTTAAGCGGTTTCGGAGCGAAAAAGCGGATCGCGCTTTTTGATACCTTGATCGAGAAGCATTCCGTTCGAGAACTCGTCTCGGTCATTGCGCATGAGGTGGGACATCACAAGAAAAAGCATGTCCTAAAGGGTACGATTTTATCGATTCTTCATTCTGGGCTATTACTTTTTCTGCTCTCACAGTTTGTTGAAAACAGGGCGCTCTTTGATGCTTTTCAGATGGAGGGGGCTTCGGTCTATGCGGGGATTGTTTTCTTCTCTATTCTCTACACGCCAATTGAGCTGGTCCTGTCTATCGGTTTGAACTATATGTCTCGGAAGCATGAATATGAAGCCGACGCCTTTGCTGCTGAGACCATTGCCTCCCCCGAACCGCTCATTTCCGGTTTGAAAAACCTATCTGTTTCTAACCTCGGTAATCTTACACCCCACCCTCTGACTGTCTTTCTCAACTACAGTCATCCACCAGTGCTTCAGCGTATCGCAGCGTTACGTCAATTCGACAATGGGTTGCATACATCTTCGGACTAA
- a CDS encoding sugar phosphate isomerase/epimerase, protein MRLSLSVRVAEAPGSKEETIRSFGEIAALADQLGYSAVCMRASQAGIQTPLQQITAIRQKARELNLAVSMVTGDFPIPINNDQGPDALRNITPYLDLTDLLGANLIRIAMKKEEDINWAKRASDEARERGIRLAHQSHTRSLFETVDGSVDSLKRVGRNNFGIIYEPANLDLCGQDYGPETLKRFSPYLFNVYLQNHIRRPEGKTHLETWIRGDVPHDPIRLQDEGGIDFSSVFEGLAEIGYNGYVTVHQAFTEIMEPEDAAQQSYDYLTQLADFETRAAS, encoded by the coding sequence ATGAGACTTTCACTCTCGGTTCGGGTCGCAGAAGCGCCCGGATCCAAAGAAGAAACTATCCGATCCTTCGGCGAAATTGCTGCACTCGCTGATCAGCTCGGTTATAGTGCCGTTTGCATGCGGGCATCGCAGGCAGGGATACAGACACCACTCCAGCAAATCACCGCTATCCGCCAGAAAGCTCGCGAACTCAACCTCGCTGTGTCAATGGTTACCGGAGATTTCCCAATTCCGATCAACAACGACCAAGGACCCGATGCCCTACGAAACATCACACCTTATCTGGATCTGACCGATCTGCTGGGTGCCAACCTAATCCGGATTGCGATGAAGAAGGAGGAGGACATCAACTGGGCGAAACGCGCATCCGACGAAGCCCGCGAGCGAGGCATCCGGTTGGCGCATCAGTCGCATACGCGCAGCCTGTTTGAAACAGTGGATGGCTCAGTCGATAGCCTGAAGCGGGTGGGAAGAAACAACTTCGGCATCATCTACGAGCCAGCAAATTTAGACCTCTGCGGACAGGATTACGGTCCCGAAACGCTCAAGCGGTTTTCACCTTATCTGTTTAACGTTTATCTCCAAAACCATATACGGCGTCCCGAAGGAAAAACGCATCTTGAGACGTGGATTCGCGGGGATGTCCCGCATGATCCGATTCGCCTGCAAGACGAAGGCGGAATCGACTTTTCGAGTGTGTTTGAAGGGTTGGCAGAGATTGGTTACAACGGCTATGTGACGGTGCATCAGGCATTCACCGAGATCATGGAGCCGGAGGACGCCGCACAGCAGAGCTATGATTACCTGACGCAGCTTGCAGATTTTGAGACAAGGGCAGCCAGTTAA
- a CDS encoding Ldh family oxidoreductase: MADSKRIEHRELVQFFKEALMAVGAPSHVAEVEAEIGAEVDLCGVHSHGVRLLPVMVENIQTGLTNPDPEVKVLAEYPASVLAETDRGIGRYISALGMDMAIERAETCGIGAVTIRGVAHWGRGYSYAARAARAGMIGLAFTNAIINFPAWGTSAASLGNNPMAIGVPVEDGAEPVVLDLAMTQTAIGRVREAAEAGQCVPLGWGLDAVGKPTTDPEAIVESQRFLPMGEHKGSGLAFMIELLTAGLAGGLLCYELGIEGRPTDTSGGSSKLFIAIRPHGDWLNERTASLKSYLKSAPPAEEQGEAQWPGEGSYRRRTEYLVHGIPIPIKLAADIEVLAQELSVPLNWRDQ, from the coding sequence ATGGCAGATTCAAAGCGAATTGAACATCGTGAGCTCGTTCAATTTTTCAAAGAGGCGTTGATGGCTGTTGGGGCGCCTTCGCATGTGGCAGAGGTGGAGGCGGAGATTGGTGCGGAGGTAGATCTCTGCGGCGTACATTCACACGGCGTTCGATTGTTGCCGGTGATGGTTGAGAACATCCAAACCGGATTGACGAACCCGGATCCGGAAGTGAAGGTTCTTGCAGAGTATCCGGCTTCAGTACTCGCAGAGACAGATCGGGGCATCGGGCGTTATATTTCTGCCCTTGGGATGGATATGGCGATAGAACGTGCCGAAACCTGCGGCATCGGCGCAGTCACTATTCGGGGTGTGGCGCACTGGGGACGTGGATATAGTTATGCAGCGCGGGCGGCGCGAGCTGGTATGATCGGTTTGGCGTTTACAAACGCTATCATCAACTTTCCGGCATGGGGCACTTCTGCAGCGTCCCTAGGCAACAATCCAATGGCCATCGGTGTGCCTGTGGAGGATGGGGCTGAGCCGGTCGTGCTAGACCTCGCCATGACGCAGACAGCGATCGGCCGGGTCCGAGAAGCTGCGGAGGCGGGTCAGTGCGTTCCGCTTGGCTGGGGGTTAGATGCGGTGGGAAAACCGACTACGGATCCGGAAGCAATCGTTGAGTCCCAACGGTTCCTGCCGATGGGTGAACATAAGGGATCCGGTTTAGCGTTCATGATTGAGCTGCTGACAGCGGGCCTGGCGGGTGGCTTGCTCTGCTATGAACTGGGAATAGAGGGACGGCCAACGGACACATCGGGAGGTTCATCTAAACTTTTCATCGCTATACGGCCTCACGGGGATTGGTTAAACGAAAGGACTGCATCGCTCAAATCCTACCTAAAGTCTGCACCGCCGGCAGAAGAACAGGGCGAAGCACAGTGGCCCGGCGAGGGTAGCTATCGCCGCCGAACCGAGTATCTGGTACATGGCATCCCAATTCCTATCAAGCTGGCAGCGGATATAGAGGTACTCGCGCAAGAATTGTCTGTACCGTTGAACTGGAGGGATCAGTAA